CGAAGAGTCGGACGCCGTGGTGGTGGTAGTCTCCGAAGAGACCGGAAACATATCCACCGCAGTCGGCGGCGACATTCAGAGAAACCTGGACGGCCCGTCCCTGCGCCGGCATTTGGCCGGAATCTTTGCGGGTACGGCTACGGCATCCTCGGGGTCCCCATCCCACCTCTCTCCGGTGGCGGAAGGCAAATGAGCCGATACTGGAAGGTCCTCACCGGGCTTCTGCTCAATAACGCCGGGTTAAAGCTCGCCTCGCTGGGCCTTGCCCTGCTGCTGTGGGGCGCGCTGAACGACGAGCCACGCTTTGTGGGTGAGGTCCGGTTCAGGCCCAGTCTCCAATACCTGATGCCCCCCCACCTTGAACTGGTGGACAATCCTGCGGGCTCGGTGGATGTCCGACTGAGAGGTCCCTCCAGCATCCTGAACAAGCTGGAGCCCTCCGACCTCTCCGCCCACATCGACCTGGCCAACGCCCAACCCGGCGAACGGGTCTACTCCATCACTCCCGATGACATCTCCAGGCCACAGGGGGTCACGGTCACCCGTATCACGCCCTCCACGTTGCGCCTCAATCTGCAACCGACCGCGAGCAAGGAGGTCGAAATCGACCCCCGAATCGTCGGCCGGGTAGACGTGGGTTATCGGCTCCGGTCGGTGACTCCCCGACCCGACCGGGTGCTGGTGGAAGGCCCGGGGGGGCGCGTTTCCGGCATGACGCGAGTGACCACCGAAGACATCGACGTTACGGGTCGGTCCACCGGCTTTGTGGCTCGCGTCAATCTGGATGTGGAAGACGGGGTGGTGCGTTTTCCTCAGGGCCGCCGGGTGGAAGTCGATGTCGCCATCGAACCCTTGGAAACACCGGCGGACGGGCAAAATTCCCTGCCACAAAGAGATTCCCCATGACAAAACTGTTCGGGACGGACGGAATCCGGGGGGAGGCGGGCTGCTTTCCTCTGGATGAGCAGACGGTCTGCGCCATAGGCCTGGCCTTGGCTGAGTTTGCCGGCCCTCCAGGAGCAGGCCGCATCCTGATCGGTAAAGACACGCGAGAATCCGGCCCATGGATTGCCGGCCGGTTGAGCCAGGGCCTCGCCTATCGGGGAGTGTCCGCCATTCACGACCTGGGTGTGATACCTACCGCAGGGCTGGCCTACCTCACCCGAGCCCGCGGCTACGATCTGGGAATCATGATCTCCGCTTCCCACAATCCTTACCGGGACAACGGGATCAAGTTGTTCTCAGGGCAAGGTTTCAAGATTTCCGATGACCGGGAGATCGAAGTCGAACGCAGCATAGAATCCTGGAGGACGTCCCCGGCGGTGTCGGCCTGCCGCGGCTCGACCGAAATCGACAAACGGGATTCCCTGGCGTCGGACTACCTCGACTTCTTGCGCCGACAAGCGGTAACCCGGCTGGAGCCGCTTCGCGTGGGCCTGGATGTCTGCAACGGCGCAGCCTGCCACCTGGCGCCCCGGCTCTTCCGCCAGTTGGGGGCCGAGGTTACCGTCATCAACGACCGGCCGGACGGTCGAAACATCAACCGCAACTGCGGATCCCTGCACCTGGAGGGCTTGACCCGGGCCGTGACGGCCGACTCGCTGGATCTGGGGGTGGCCTTCGATGGGGACGCGGACCGGGCTCTCTTTGTCACCGGAAGCGGAAAGTGTCTGGACGGCGACCACATCCTCTATGCCCTTTCCAGACACTGGAAAGCCAATAGAGCATTGGCCAGCGGGCAGGTGGTCGGAACCATCATGACCAACCTGGCCCTGGAAAAGGCCCTGATCCGGGAAGGCATCCCCTTGATTCGCACCCCGGTGGGAGACAAGCACGTCCTGCAGGCCATGCAAGCCTCCGGAGCCGTCCTTGGAGGAG
This genomic stretch from Acidobacteriota bacterium harbors:
- a CDS encoding CdaR family protein → MSRYWKVLTGLLLNNAGLKLASLGLALLLWGALNDEPRFVGEVRFRPSLQYLMPPHLELVDNPAGSVDVRLRGPSSILNKLEPSDLSAHIDLANAQPGERVYSITPDDISRPQGVTVTRITPSTLRLNLQPTASKEVEIDPRIVGRVDVGYRLRSVTPRPDRVLVEGPGGRVSGMTRVTTEDIDVTGRSTGFVARVNLDVEDGVVRFPQGRRVEVDVAIEPLETPADGQNSLPQRDSP
- the glmM gene encoding phosphoglucosamine mutase, which produces MTKLFGTDGIRGEAGCFPLDEQTVCAIGLALAEFAGPPGAGRILIGKDTRESGPWIAGRLSQGLAYRGVSAIHDLGVIPTAGLAYLTRARGYDLGIMISASHNPYRDNGIKLFSGQGFKISDDREIEVERSIESWRTSPAVSACRGSTEIDKRDSLASDYLDFLRRQAVTRLEPLRVGLDVCNGAACHLAPRLFRQLGAEVTVINDRPDGRNINRNCGSLHLEGLTRAVTADSLDLGVAFDGDADRALFVTGSGKCLDGDHILYALSRHWKANRALASGQVVGTIMTNLALEKALIREGIPLIRTPVGDKHVLQAMQASGAVLGGEPSGHIILGDLHTTGDGLLTAVKLAELLVHSGASLDDLVSGYRPFPQVLDGLRVSRKIPIDQSPELSRLIGDARAQLSDSGRMVVRYSGTEPLLRIMAEGRELAQVQTAVDGLKAEVSQFFNSLE